GAAACAAGATTGAGGTCTTATTTTAGAAGGGTTTCTGAAGTTACACCTCTTAAAATAGTTTGCAGTTTTTAGTTCATAATAAACAGCATACAATAGACTTAATTGGAGAAATGACTTTGTTTGTACATCTAGACTTCACAAAGATGTAGTTAGGCATGCAGCTACCACTAAATAACTAATATACAAATAATACTGATGTTTAATGCAATTATCAATTGGATGGACTATTCAAGCATAAGGTAGGTGACTGTTCAGGCGATAGCTATAAGATTTATAACATATACATTCTTTGTAATTGACATACATTTATCGATCGAAATAATACAAGTCAAAATCATATTGCTTACACAACAATACTCTTTACAACAatcattttttgtaaaaaaaaaattgtgtaatCTATCTAAACAAATTTCCCTACAGATCTGGAGTCTAGTATCTAGTCATAGATCGGTTGGGCCCTAAAGAAATCATTTTCTATAATCTCATGTCTAAAATCTGAAACGGACAAGTTTAGTATTTCTCTGGAATAAAAAAGGActttaatgaatttaaaaatactatggTATAAATGCCACTCAGAAGCGGGCGATGATGAAGCTTTCCATATCCTTTCACGAGAGTaacaaaatgcaataaaattcaaCAGTTACAATAGCGATTTCTCTATACTCATAGATAAATACGCGCCGGGAGCGCCCGGGGCGAGTAAACATTTGAACAAGATTTACTCTTACGAGAATATGTACAGAGGCATGGAGCGACCGCTGCAGCTCAGAGCGCAGCGGCGGGACATCATTGGCTTTTGAGCTCCTTGCCGATGGTGTAGGAGACGAGGCGCGCCCAGTCGATCTTGCTGCGCGTCACGGGCAGCTGGCGGCGCAGCGCCTTGAACGTCGTGTCGCTCATCGTCTTGTAGTTGTCCGAGATGGCCGTCTGGTACGAGTTCTCCGCCTCGCAGACCAGCCGGACGAACTCCTTGGCGGCGGCCACCTCGCCGCTCGCGATGAGAGGCGCACGAACTTCTTTAGAACTCACGAGCTGGACGTTGCCGTCTTCGTAGTAGTGCACCTGAACGCGCAGCATTCCACGCAGTTCCGTAGCCGGAGCCCCTCCGCCTACGGTCAGAGACCATACAGAACGCCACCGACCGTTCCAGTAGTTCTTGGGCTGGAACTGATGATCCTCGATGCACGCGACCAGCGACACCGTCCCCGAGTCGAGCGCTCGCCCCACTACCAAGCTGGCGCCGTGCTTGTAGTGCTCCGCGACGTAATTCGTCAGCTCGACGTCGAGCGCCGCCCGCCAGGGCTCCGCCACCCGGTCGGGCTCGTACGGCTCGTATTCCGACGCCTCCTTGCGCAAGTGGTCATACCTGAAGGAGCGCTTCGACCGCGGGTCGAAGAACCGTCCGCCGCCGAGGTCGTTGTGGTCGGTGACGAGCGTGTGCAGCTCGGAGCCCTCGAGGCGCACGGGCGTGAGCTGGTCCTTGTTGTATTGCGCGAAGGCACCGCTCGCGCCCTCCTTGAGCAGGGTATCGTTATTCAGCAACACCCTCACATCATTGAACACTTCGTTGAACTCTCCCGGTGGCGAATGTAGTATAAAATCCGAAACAATTCTCACTTTTTCCTGATCACTAATCACATCGTCACCGTCCGCCGCCATTTTTGGTACTTTTGACACAATGACAGCTAAAAAAAGAATAACGACCATCAACAATATTTTGGTGTGTCAAATAGTGATGTGATATGGCTATAAATATCGATAATTTACTGAACTTCTCGATCAGTGTTCACTttaatcataaaaaatattaattattagtatatACTACTCTACTCAATGCTGTTGAGCTGTTGTTGGGCTGTTAGAGGTTTTGATGacaataaataactatttttattaataaattacacAGAAGAAACAAATATAAATAGGAATTGGAAGGTAGAATAAAAAGTATATTATTACTAACCCACGTGTAGAGAGAGCTTAACGAAACATAAGTTGGTTTTAACAACGAAAACACACCTATTACTTATTACTCTTTATGACTTTTTTACTCTATGAGTTATGTCATTGTCTTGTCATTTAATTGACATTTCGAAATTCAAATGTCTTTTTCGGGCAGTGTTGTGTaacaattttacaaaattattaattaatttaaaatgttgtcTTACAAATACTACGACACTCCAGAAGGGCACGATGTATTTAAAAAGGCAGTCGTTACAGGCAAATACGCGGCGCTAGCGGGGCTGGGCACTGCTACATTAGATGTGTTGATGTACTCTCATCCAAAGGGATTCTTTAACACTGGTTTCCGCTATGCTTACTATATTGGGCCCTTAGTGGGTATGGCAACAGCCTTCACTCTGACTGCTAACTATGCTCACAACGTACGAGGGAAGGACGATAAGGTACATAGTAATATACCTATTGCTTAACCAACTTATTACTTTATAGATCACTGGTTTTTCACCGGTGGTCTTAGTattaatctatatttataaaaggcaAATCTTACTGACTGACACACTAACGTAGTTTAAACCGCTGCATCTAAAACCCTTGCATATATATTGGATATAAACTGGACAACTCAGAATTTTAAGGAATTCCAATAAGGAACTCAGTAAATTCTAAATCCATATGTACATTGTAgtcctataggtacctactaataatttattttaacgatACTAAGAATGTCCAACAGTGGGTAGGTAAGGTATCAAAACCAGGATAAGCactaagcagtagttaggtaggtacctacctacttactggcAAGTCATGGACAATGAGTGCTGAGCTATTTCAACCAGAATAACTATTTCAAGCAGTGTTTTTATGGTTCTATGAGCTGCATGCCACTGAATTAACCGAGAAGCCTTATCATTTCAGATTAACTACTTCTTAGGCGGTGCAGCATCTGGAGCTGTGTTCGGAGCATGGCAAAGGTCTCTAGCCATCGGAGTCCCTGCAGCAGTGCTTCTCGGTGTGGCGGCCATCACTAAGAAGATGAGCATAGAAGATGACTGGAGCCTCTTCCCAGGGTTCACTCCCGCTTCCAAGTCCATCAAGTCTGTGAAACATGATTGGACCTTGGTTAAGGACATTGATGAGTTGAAGACCTGGACTAAGGGTAAGATTtgagagcctcgatagctcaacgattaaaggagtggactgaataccgaaaggtcgctggttcaaatcccacctgtTGCTATTgtcactattgttgtacctactcctagcacaagctttacgcttaattggaggggaaaggggaatattagtcagcaactttgctaatattctttttgaaaaaaaaaaaatcgtcatTGTGATCAACCAATAGCTGGCTCGCTACAGAACATGAGTcccctctcagtatgagaagggtttggccatagtccaccatgctggccaagtgcggattggcaggctgcacacaccattgagaataTAATGGAAAACTTTCagacatacaggtttcctcacgacgttttccttcaccgttagagcaagtgatatttaatttcttaaaacgcacataactagacacctctaaaaagttagaggtgcatctATGAAATCGGAGCTGTTCTGAGGACTTCCGAAGATTGGCTGTTTTACAGCTTCTCCACTATAGTAGGGATTCATAAGCAAAACTGATCTTACagggcgccacaagaggtccGGCCAATGCAAGCGGTCATATTCATAGTTTCTTAAGTTtacatgtaaattttttttaatttatggcaAGTGACAGCTCTGTCAAAGGTCGGTCGGTTCGCTTATGCGCCACCTCTCGGGATAAATTGGCAGTGTGGATCCTTAGACTATAgagaatattattatctatgggATCCCCACTCACAAGGGCTGTAACCCTGAGCTGTAAAGTCAGTTTGAAAAAATGaggaaataattaatatttttcatttcaggtAACTAATCTTACAACAAAAGAACATAGCatgtaaataaattgaatttttaatttaataagtttAATTACCATTAATTAATATACGATGAACGTATGAAATACCACCattgtttattatttctttacctacctcaaaagggcATTtaacctagtacgcgacaggttgagatgaccaTCGCAGTATGattggcagggatttggaatttctgatctggtctgttGGGAGGCTAGTTACCACGCTAGTGTAAAACCGTGCCGTGCCactaagtgatttagcgttccggtacgatgtcatgtagaaaccaaaggggtttatTAATAACTGCCATagcccataccccttccaggttagcccgcttccatcttagactgcatcgtcacttaccaggtgaaattgcagtcaagggctaacttgtatctgaattttaaaaaaagtatatgTTAAGGACTAAGGTATAATAGATACTaatttaagtgttaaatatatttatttcttaCTAAACACTAATCAAACAATAAATCATCATAATAAGCAACTTCAACAAAAtgctataaaataaatgttgacATCCATCTACCTATATGTTTTAACAACAAGAatacaaaaaatctaaaaaataaataatttttggtTATTTCTTCACAAAAGGAATGTTAAGCCGTTATTTTTAACGAATTGTGGGTAGTTttagaaatttcaaaatagtAACCAGGCAAAGGTACtagacaaaaatataaatagttatataatattttcgttaaaattaaatagaatTTCACGTTAATTACTTacacttaaaataataaataattaagtattttaacttaaactttaataaagtgATCAAAAGCAGAAGGCAGAAAGAATCGAGAATTTAAATGCAGAACTTTAACACATCAACTCGAAGCAATatagtattatttaaatatacaacATATAATGTATAAATCATATAAATGATGAAAGCTAATTTGGCAAGACTTGAATAGTAACAGTAGCGATACTGAATCTCTTTTGGAAAGACTACTAAGactaaagatattataaaagacCGGACGAAACTATCACAATAAGTCCAAAAGCTGGAAGTAAATTTGGCACACAAGTCAAATATAATTTACGTAACACGTAGTGTACAccaatacttaatttaaattcgTAAGTTTTGTGTGAAAAACGATAAGAATTGAAGGTTTTAAATATCAAATgttatgataaattaaatatatcaattctataaataaatataatttggaaAGATATATGTAAAAATGACTAGCAATtccaaaatttaattaaataatttcattatgttgttgttgttttgtACGCAATACATGTAGAATTTAACTAAAAGTTAAGTAAATAAGTTACATTCAATATAAAAACTAATtaactacttatttatattttagtttggTACTAAGTTTAACAATAAGTAAAACTATTCATACTTTATTGGTATACTCATGTGGTCATGTCCTaccattttataaaattaacaaaaaaatatgcctacctacctatataatttaatCTGTGCAATAGTAAAATCAAAAGTTAAAAcaatgtgtaaaaaataaaaaaatcatttttcaatttaaattccaaaaataaatttaaaaattgactACTCCTTTCAACAAACATTCAAGAAAagtgctaataaataattatttcataaaacatattttacgttaataaaaacaaattctaTGTTAAAAACATTAGAAGCCAGTGACTGttgataaattattgtaatttgatATACCAAAttgccattttaaaatttaaatattcatattatgataAGAAATGGACaactattaagtacctattatattatgttcgaTTAAAAACCGAGTTCTACACGTTTTAAAATCTATTCAAAGTAAAGGTATAAAATGTTCTCTCGTATCTAACATAGGGATCGATTACGTAACTCTGTCACAGTTCACTCTGAGTCGGTTGTAATCATTGCAATCACCACATTCATTTTCATTACGTGGTGGGTCTTTGATCGTGTTAAAATGTCATTATCTTAGTTTTGTGCATCTAATGAGTAATAggacaaaaatgaaaatatgtttCATGAATTTTTTGTTCATTGTTTTTTCATTAACTATACTGTTTGTTTTACAAgttattaagtatgtatttaaatgcagttttaattattgatgaaGATACATATAGATTGAAATAGAGATAGTTTaggtattttaagaaaaaatctCATATCTTCTTGGCACATACCTACACATTCACAATTTCATTAATTTAGCAGTACAcaatttattaattgtttttatattcAAAAAGATTACAATGAATGCGACAATCGCAATAACGAAGCTACGTAATCAATCGTATCACTAGGTTCTATGTATCATGGTTAATATCTAACTCTATCAGTTCACTTCTTTTGCGCGTCTTTCTTAACTCCTCCATCTAAttcgtcttcttcttcttcttcttcctcgaTCTCTTCTATCTCTATTTCTTCTTCAATTTCAATCTCTTCGTCAGATTCTTCCAGATCGTCTTCTTTCTGgaaagttaattttattattagtcaaAATTCGATTTGTCAGTTCCTACTTcctataaatatattttcttttaaatgaaATTGTTTTAAGAACATGCGATATTTTTGAGTTAAAGATGGCGGaagaaaaaaagattttttgaggAAATGTCCCaaaatgacattaattttgatTGATGTTTATATCAAAGGTAAAAAGCAATCATTAAGTTGAACAGAAACCAACTAGAGAAgacgagaggagacccgtgctctgtagtgagccggcgatgggttgacgatGGATCTTACCTCAGCCGGCGGTTGCGTGAAGGCGCTGGCCGTTGTAAACTCGTCCACCGTGGACTCTggaatacaaattattataaattagtctTATTGTGCTGATTTGGCAGTATAATGCTGATAATTctagtgtttaaactatcgtgagtgattgaTTAAACCGTGATGCgttcgcgaactgagtccctgtgaaggAAAGGACatatctaaatgtattgctatccctttccaaATGCTCCTTGCGGAAAAAAAACCCTAGAtatagacctgtcaatttaggcTGAGATTAAGaacaacagaattagtcacTTGAGCGAATACACAGTACAGTAGTCGGCAAGAaacattgtacatcgacctttagaatgagtaccactaggtggacggacgacatcagacgagtcgcagggagccgctggatccaggcggcgcagaaccgtggcgtgtggaagtccctacaagagacctatgtccagtagtggacacGATGATTCAATTGAACGCGGGCTGTGCCTTCTGTAGCTGAAACTTGAAAGATACTATTATAAGTATTCTGTGGTAATTAAAACCTACCTAGATCTCTGTCGGGCGTGTCTCGGGGCTCGTCTTGTATCAGCGAAAGGGTTATCTTGCCGCTTACCACCAACTGGAAAATAAGAGATTTAGCTTAATCTCAGCCATTCCATCAATTTATAAGCTCGGTTCACACAAATCCctcccaaaaaaaaaatataaaaactagcgGACCTGGCAGACGTTGtcatttacatatttagatttttttttatcttccCGCGGCAAAACGATTTgtcctcagtagtactatcgaaattgTTTGAGTTgaacttaaaaagtaaaaacgcttttgttttgaaataattaaaaaaaaatcatcaacttGAAAGTGTGAGATACTATAGTAACTCACTAGACGTAatgtgaatagtaggtaggtacatccactcgaaccgcgctgctgAAAGtgaaaagtttagagcaaaataagctctcgcgcgtagtgatacggcataatcTAGCCTGCACGTACGCGGTACAATTATTGGTTCAGGTCTCCTTCGAGTTTTgattttctcgattgtaaatttgacatttttgactcttaatatttttttatatctataaatcgattgtaataccacgacaaaatcatttcgcttcaggaaaacaaccatcaaaatttcagcgtgtttctttaaggggactcagttcagtgctttcttcatacaaacgtaggagggaaattacaacaatattcgatattgtacgcacaaaactaagaattatatcgatttatctcgtcattatctaggttcaatgatatctaaaacattgaaaaaaatattgatttaaaagttacgcggctcaaaagattcctattttaacactaaattaatgacaactttggatgtaaataaataagattagggatatgaaaattctaaaacaatttatcattagacgtagtttatttattcattacttgaaataactttactttgcaaacataaatccagcagttttttctcaaaaatacttttcctaaacctttttcgcgcgcttgatttcagtgaaaatcatcgtgcctctcaactttctcatacaatgtctagtgaaaagcaaacatgttacccacgtgcgctgccaatttcggtcgagcgtcctgcgtcaccttaagggcTATAAGTAAAATCGTTTCACTCACGGGCGAGTGCGTGCGCGTCTCGTGCGGACGATCTTCTCCGAAGTCCGCGACCAGCACGCGGGACTGTTGCGGGATCTCCGTCTGCAGGAATATGGACTGCACTTCCGCCGCCTCGTGCTGAAGATAAGGCTACATTGGTACTGATCCTGAGCACCACtatattttagagtattcgcatcctcttcttactaatgtaatatgaaaaggacagacacagtttgacagttttaaatttaatttagacaaATTTTAATTAGacaaaatttatttcaaattttagCTGTCAgccgcgagcctattgtttaaatttgtagcgtgcactaaaatttagagtctttaaatgtaaaattcatgttccgtcccgtttcagcaatattacaaagaaaaagatgcagatactctaaatttagtttagagaatgataacagaatcggcgccattagcTTCATAATGATAGTTCTAACAACCTTTAATATCACTGtcactcatcatcattatcatctcaAGCAATtgccgactcactactgagcacgggttttctctcagaatgaagaggttttgaccatagactgccacgctggccaagtgtgagaatattatagagaacactaACGGCGGTAACGCACTCGTCTGATCCAAGTCCGTGAAAGTACGTTCCTTTTTGGGAggttatgacataatatgttgtagataatcgctggtattctcacggatgacggatagaactcggatgacggaagtgcagtgcgtaatcgccgtaaagcATTCCTTCGATTTTTTCGTTcgcctttaaagcaagtgatatttaactgttTAATTCGCACATAACTCTGACAAATTAGAGGTTCGTGGCCGGGATCAAACCCGTGACGTAACTATCCGTATAGCATGTGTCTTAACTACTGGGCTATCTAGCTATACTTTAGTTAGTGTAAAATATTCTTACCGTCTTTGTTTGGGGTGTAACTGGCGCTTTAGGAGGCTCCGGTTTATATGAACCTCCGTCGGCAGCGTGAGCCGTCAACTCCATGCCCACCACCTTAAAACATGAGtggttgagtttgttgtgggctcttctcagacctgggcgcgtttggaaccctcgtagctttagtttttaagttcgcgtaaaaattatcaccagtatcatcttacaaatgcaacaactgactttcaaatagcgtaatttattacctattttgaataaaccatttgatttgatttgatacgAATCACAGATCAAAACTACACCTGAATTacagaacaatttaaaaatgcaGAAATTAAATGTTCCCTATATTTTCATATCTAACTGAAGCCAAAAAGAATGTGGAatattttcgattttttttggattttttgtaCAGTAAGTGTAAGCAAAATATCTATCAATTAAGCAACAAAAATGTTTTCCTTCCTATCTGTCAAATTAAATCCACTGTATATCTATAAATacatatagtatgcgacagttcgagatggcaatcggagagggaacgacccgcatacccgcacagcccacgcgctaacccggtgcgggtgagcgcagctgtgcggggcgtccccccgcctcataccccgattgccatctcaacctgtcgcagactatacataCAATCGTTAAAAGAATAATGTATTTGAAGATGTTCATACTTTACTCTCCTCCTTTACTCTCCTCTTTCATTAAGAACTAGTAATTACCTTCACACTCTGGTTCTCCTTATCATCCACTATTTCTTCTTCAGACAAATCCTTAATAGCTTCCTCTAACAAATCTTCAGTCGATACCTTCTCCTGTTCTCCATCTGTCCTTTCCTCATCCAAAAACTCCGCTGACTTTGTTACATCATCTTTTCCCAAATCAATTCCTTCGGAAAGTTTCATTAGATCTAAATTATcttctt
Above is a window of Maniola hyperantus chromosome 20, iAphHyp1.2, whole genome shotgun sequence DNA encoding:
- the cpa gene encoding F-actin-capping protein subunit alpha, whose protein sequence is MAADGDDVISDQEKVRIVSDFILHSPPGEFNEVFNDVRVLLNNDTLLKEGASGAFAQYNKDQLTPVRLEGSELHTLVTDHNDLGGGRFFDPRSKRSFRYDHLRKEASEYEPYEPDRVAEPWRAALDVELTNYVAEHYKHGASLVVGRALDSGTVSLVACIEDHQFQPKNYWNGRWRSVWSLTVGGGAPATELRGMLRVQVHYYEDGNVQLVSSKEVRAPLIASGEVAAAKEFVRLVCEAENSYQTAISDNYKTMSDTTFKALRRQLPVTRSKIDWARLVSYTIGKELKSQ
- the ND-B14.7 gene encoding NADH dehydrogenase [ubiquinone] 1 alpha subcomplex subunit 11 encodes the protein MLSYKYYDTPEGHDVFKKAVVTGKYAALAGLGTATLDVLMYSHPKGFFNTGFRYAYYIGPLVGMATAFTLTANYAHNVRGKDDKINYFLGGAASGAVFGAWQRSLAIGVPAAVLLGVAAITKKMSIEDDWSLFPGFTPASKSIKSVKHDWTLVKDIDELKTWTKGN